From one Triticum dicoccoides isolate Atlit2015 ecotype Zavitan unplaced genomic scaffold, WEW_v2.0 scaffold24594, whole genome shotgun sequence genomic stretch:
- the LOC119345517 gene encoding uncharacterized protein LOC119345517: protein MATVRCTRTLLQRTQAAVAEEGRRLVPSRFMRSRQLSSQVSSEHAGKSPALESELDMKMKKLAASMARLKNTPGPDASKLRLMSYGRAANSVVDGAVNFAIFCIISAAVYRRYSEKGVEAQAITKGSS from the exons ATGGCGACGGTTCGTTGTACACGCACCCTGCTCCAGCGAACGCAGGCGGCGGTCGCGGAGGAGGGACGCCGGCTCGTGCCAAGCAGGTTCATGCGCTCGCGCCAGCTCTCCAGCCAGGTCTCCAGCGAG CATGCTGGCAAGTCCCCTGCATTGGAATCTGAACTGGACATGAAGATGAAGAAGCTTGCGGCCTCGATGGCTCGGTTGAAGAACACTCCAGGACCAGATGCCTCTAAGTT GCGCTTGATGTCTTACGGACGTGCGGCTAATAGTGTGGTCGATGGAGCTGTCAACTTTGCAATTTTCTGTATCATTTCTGCTGCTGTTTATCGTCGCTACAGCGAGAAGGGGGTAGAAGCCCAGGCTATTACCAAGGGAAGCTCGTGA